CTGTGACCGTGTTGCCGTTGAGCGGCAAGTTCTCCGCCGGTTTCACCACTATCCTGGGCTTCTTCTGCTGCATGTTGGGGCACTCTCCCTCCTTGAGCATGGACTTCATGTGGTTGCGGTTCCTGTAGaccacaaacagagagaagaccACCAGGGAAAACACCAGGAGGGCACAGACCACGATCAGCTCATTCCAGTAGGTCTTGGTGTTCATCTGCGGCAAGCGGGCCTTCCCCGGCAGGATGATGAACTCCTCCTGGGAGATCTGCGGAGTGTGCAATCGGCCGTTGAGGGTGGTGCTCTCTTGCTTGGCCTCGCCCCTCACACAGTAGTTCGCCAGCAGCTGCCTGAAGCTTTCCTCAACCGACCAGCACTCGTAGGTTTCCTGCCTGTCAGCTTGAGCTACCACCACCAGCCCTCCGTCTGGGCTGGGGTAATGGAAGTGTCCTGCACTCTCGCTGAACTCCCACCTCCGCTCAGCCAGATTTGAGCGCAGTTTGCAAGGCAGTACTTTGAATGTGTTGGCTGGGATAATGATCACCTGGCACGAAGGCGTTCCTGTGGAAAGGCAGAGGAGAGACACAGATCCATGAGATATGACATGAAATAAGCTGCGCTGCCTTTTCTGCATCTGAATTCACAATAATGATAGTTTGACATGATGAAATTGAAATTCATAAAATAGAAACACCCTGTGCACAATGCTGCACTCTATCTCAAATCTGACAGAGGAAAGGAGGTCACTTACGCGTAGGTTTTGCAAAACGTGGGCTTGGCACTGTCTTGTTGCAAATAGCTGATGTGTCGGCCTCATCCACATCCTGCTGCcagacactgaaacacacacgtttAATCAGAACGTGAAGGCAAATGCAGCCTCTTATCACATAGCATACAAATGTCTGCCTTAAAGCTCTATCTGCAGAGTAGTGTACATACCTTCGTGCTGATGCCTGCCTGACATCCAGACACAGCCTCCCGTTCCAGGCACAGTAAGGATCCCTGGAGAGGATGCACTCCCCGCAGCTCTGGTAATTAGTGCAGTTAGCAACTGGGACCTCCACCAGCTCAGAGAAAGAGGAAACGTAAAGCTGACCCTGTGGAAGAGAGACGACAGAGTAAGGGACAGGAAGGAAGTGTTATTTTCATCCTGCATCTTCCTTGTCTGGCCATGatctaaatacttttttttttttttacatcattctAAAATTAATTTGTTTGCCGCAAAGTGCACATCTAAAAAAAGACACGCCAGCATTCACAAAAGTGTCACAATCCCAGCTGTTAAATCCCCAAAGTGTTTGTAAATCCCCTGAGAGAAAGACGCATGTAATTAGCTCACTGAACATGAGCTCTGCTTGAAGCTGCAACACTTCACGGCTCATGGAATCTCTAAACTGCCCGTGGATGCGTTTACAGAGCTCGTTATTAGCTCACAGTGTGGGAAGGCTGCGTAAATCAACCCGggcctgttttctctctcagcgCATTACCTTGTCAGTATCCAGCTCAATGTGCTGCACCGGTTGGGAACTACGGAAGAGCACCATCTCCTCGATGATGTGCATCTTGTTGTTGACGTTGATGGCTTTATGGAGCCTTCCATCATCTAGAAAAGACACGGGACACCTTGAAATGAGACTGAAGGTTTTTGTGAATGCTAAGGGAAACACAGGATAATGCAGATGgactgatgagtgtgtgtggagtctTGTACCTGTGCCAATGAAGAGCACGTTATAGGCCTTGTGCGCCACCAGGACTTGATGGACAGCGATCTGCGTGTAGCGAACATTACGTTTGAGCAGGAGAGGCTGGCTGCGGATCACGCTGTCCATCAGGAAGTGGTCTTTGACGAAATTCAGCACCTTGTCCGGCATGTGCAGCGAGGAGGAGATGCCCTGCTCTCTGGCAGCATTGGTGATACACTGCAGAGGCAAAACACAACACGtcatattttgacattttactggATATTGGTATTTTGTTTCACCTCTTTTTTCAAATTGATTCTGTGATACAAGTGTGATAACCCTGACAGGAAATGAAAGCAACAGTAGTTTGATAAATATCAGGAGGGGAGAGAGCAGCAGATCGACGCCACCTCGACAGATATCTGCTCAACCTTGGAGAGTCAGTCAAAATTGAGGACGTGACTGATGAGCAGAAAGGCACCTATGAAACCCTTCTACATGAATACTGTCATGTGTGTGCCTACAGGttctccagcagagggcagcaggtAGGTACTCACCGCTCCAGGCCGAGGGTCTGGGACCGGGTGGTTGTATGTGTACCACTGCTGGGTCTCTCTGTTCACCTCTCGGTATCGTCCGTTGAATGCTTTTTCCACCTGATCCATAGTGAAGGAGCAGACTGCAGAGCTTCCTGAGGCCCCTTTGTAcctgaggagacagacaagagGCTCAAACACTGATCATTTCACATGTGTAACCTTGAAGGAAGCTGTCTGTAACGCTGCAGAAGGATATTAAATATTGGAAGCCTCAGAATATCTTTATACTGACTTCtgatttgttttataaaaacagtgATGATCCTTAACCGGTCCAGGGGAGCAGTTGAAAAAGGTATTAGAAACAAAATCTCATACAGAGCGTCATCTCTTAAAAAGTTAAATTGTCAcaattaatttattaaataaaatcgATAAATGATCtcaaattatatattaaataaattgtgTAAATGATCACAGTTGATAtattataaaattatataaatgATCGTAAgtcatgtattaaaaaaaatatgatttatacattaagattatataaataaaccatcaacatttttttatggATATAACTGATCAAAATGACTTCCAATAAATTGCATCTCCGTacataaaagtttaaaaataaacaaatatgtgATTGTAGTGGTGGTGTAATTATGgtaattaattttatttaattttacacCTAAAAGCActcaattttaaagaaaaacatttatgtgTCAtaactcagacattttctttccatGAAGCTATGGctacatttgtttaaaacacTGGTCCTCACCACTGAGACGTGAAGACTCCATAAAACACAGTGTTCTTCCAGTCATCTGGGCTGGGagtcaacacaaacatgtcctGGATTATGTTAAAGGGGAAACCATCATCGggcagagaacagaggagctgaGCCTTCAGGAAAGTCGTCCATTTCTTCTGCAGAACTCTCTCACCTCCAGTGTCACcctgcaacacaaacaatatACTGTCGGTTTGAAGCCTTTCAACATGTCGCCAGCAGAGAGAGCAAGAACCCTTGTGTGAATGGAGCTCCGCTGGTTATTCCCTGATCATAGTGACTGTGGGTGACCAGACCTTTGCTGAATCAGACAGGCAACATCCTCAGTGTGTTTTAGATGtcttcttaaaatgttttttatcacaAAGCTTTTCAAATATAGCAAACATATGTTGagtttttactttgtgtgtaacttcaatttatttctcttctcttatGAACTAATTATCATCTCTCAAAACGTATTTTTACCGAATCACTTTTACTTAATGTTAGCTATTATCTGCGTTTCTTTCATCCTTCTCTAATGCAAATACCCTTAAAtgatgttattgttattattagtcCTTTTTGTGAAGAGCCTTTTAACggctgtttttattattatatcagGCAGACAGATGTTTGCAGTGCTGACTGTTTACAACACGTCTGGAAATCAATTtcatagtgtgtgtgcgtcgaGTGTGATTTGGTCATGTGACAGTGTTATATGAAATAATGACATGCACCATGTGGTACATTGCTATGGGATACATTACATACCATAACATGCAGTAAATATAGTATGTTGTATTATATTAGGGAAAGAATTCCGTCAGTTAATTTGCCTTCTTCATGAAACTGAACCTGCTTgaattgatcaaataaaaaacaataatcttCTAATCTATTATGCGCTCCACACTTAGGAAGCAGATGTcatgaaaacattataaaaaacATCACCCAAGGCGTTGATGAATGATTTTAGATGTACAAAAAGAAGACACATTACTTCCTGACGATTCTTCCTCCCTGACAATAATGCTGCGATTCAGCGCCTCTGGCATGAGCCTTCAAAGTGATGTGAGCGGACATGGGACTTCCATGACATGTAGACTTCCATGACATGTAGACTCATTTGtcgaaaaaacatttttaaacctCAGTGATTTAGAGTATGAGTGTGAAACAAGCCACAGGGACTAAATGTTTTGGTTACGTCCTCCACACAGAAGAGATTCTTTTAGTCAATTCTTAATGTTCTCAAAGGTAAATATCTAACAAGAGGTAACAAGTTGGCTGTTGGAAGAAACAAGCAGCTTTAAAGATGTGCAAACCCTTGAAATGAGTCCGCTCCAGTTTAATTAATCAGAGAAACTGACATATGACCAACACTGAGCTTCTGatgcaaaaaggaaaagtgGTAATCCAGGCAGCTAATAAACGACATACAGTTTATTCCCAGCTCCTCCTCGCGGAACCTTGTTTTATAGTTTAAAGTCACTTTGCGTTTAAACCGACCTCTTAATATTTGAAGCCTTTGCGTCCCATTCATTAATCCCCTATTGTTCAAAAGGCTGTTAGAAAAAATCCTATGAAAATGGCTGCCAGTAATGACTTCTTTTCTGGGAAACTGAACAGTCCTGCAAATGAgcacatgcttttttttttccaagcacAACGTTGTTTATCATTCCATGGTGAAGCTCAATGAAGTGGAACCTGTGTACTGAACAATGGAATAAACAAAGAGAGGGACCGAAGCCAGCGTAATAAGCCAAACAGAGAATTATGAGAAACAGGGAGAGGATTTCATTTGACATCATCTATCTTCGAAGAATTGATctcattttaaagcttttttatattttacattttatgtctgatttttttttgtttgggaAGCCAACTCTAAAAAAAATACACGTTATTACTCAATCCCATATGGGCTATCTGGGCAGGATGCTTATATTCAGCACATTTGAACCATATGAGACAAAAACCCCTGAACAAAATTCCACATGAGTCATTCCTTATATAACTCTATTAACTGGAATGATTAAAGGGGGagattttcactttctctaaGATTGTgagatttttaaacatttccgttgatttcccagagaatgattcatggatcatgatgaaatgaaatcatcCATTTTTCGtggctgatatttatgaatgtgtgaaatgtcagatccaaatacaaatcaggatctagtgaatttaaatgtgttttcataagagGCATATATGAACTCTATAAGTGCCATactcatttttaaataaatgtaaggTGGTGTCTTGCCTTTATGACTGCAGGATGACTGTCAGGACTCACACCATGAGACAGTTTACATCTTAAAATAAGAACAATGCTTTCTGTAGGTGCCTAAAAAGTTGGGATCAGCGTTCATGAACATGGTGAGATGGCGTCACAAGACAACTTGTGAAATGGCGCTCTAGCTCGTCAAGTTTTCTCTGAGGTGAATGTCAAACTCCCTTGTGTGGTGATAAATTGTCTCCACAGAGACGAGTGGCAGCCTGATAGAAACTCAGAATGTGTGAGGTCTGCAGTCTGGTTTAAAAGGCCTCAGGTATTTCAGCAGGTGATAATCTTGTTTCTGCGCATGGATCTTGTGCTACAGTAATCCTGAGCCACTCTGTGTGAGTTGGCTACTGAGGTCGTGTCTGAACATAAATATTTGGTGAAACACGATAAGAataaagggaggagaggatctggagagaaagagtcaaacagagggaaacatgCACGACAAATGTTTCTCTGTAGCGAAAGATCCTgctactgtatatatttatacatattgtatatataaatatatctaatCGGTGAGAAGCTTTCAGAAGAAGCACAAATGACTGAATAGAAGCATGCATGGAACACTAACTCACAAAATGCACAATCCCCCCCATTCTGATCTTATAGATTTGGATGGACCATCTGCTTTCAAGCATCACTCACCTTACACACGCGAGCAATGCGTGACACAATGGTGTTGTCAAAGAAATCAAACTCTTTTCCTGCTTCACTGAAGAAGAAGTAAATCTTATCATCGTCGCCCACCGGGTTGCCCTCGGGTAGGCTCTCCTGTATGAAGGCAGAGCCAACAAAGGCTGGGtctgaaagagaagcagcaCGAATAATATGGTCAACTAAACAGTATATGCATCGCTGGCATCCAGGGATATGTTCATGTTCCCTCTCACATCATCACAATGAGCGGAATATCCAGCTCCAGCAGGGACTcgaaaacatgtaaataatcTCTAATCTACCTGCTTATTCCACCTACGTGTGTCTGTATGAAGAAAACATATCTAGTGAATCGTTATCGAATCTTATCAGCGTCCCACTCGGCGTGTTTACTGTAAATTGCCCAAGGAAGGGCAGTGCCGAGTTTAGTgccagagcttttattttgaaaacttgtgaacttgggtctgaagatatatataatctataaaATCCTCATGGagaaaccaggtaggatgaacaaggtttctaacttcactctgcaccactgactgtttataaaaagctctgcacacaaacaatgaaaagtgacagtatattgtagaactgtttgaggagaacTTACTAATgaaaggaataattctgaaggagctccagagcatcaacacaggccaTGCTAACAGGCTAGTTTAGCATTCCTCTATCTAAGCATAGTTTGAGAATATCACCTATCTCATAAGGAATTCAAAATTATTGTATAAAAAGCATTTACGATATGAAGATATAATGAAAATCATTGTGATCCAGCGACAGTGTCGTACCTTGAAGCCAGTTGAGggagttttctgtttttagcgCTGTTCCTTGGCTCAAACTCTTGTAAATGATGGGTTCATTTCCTTGGAAATTACTGACTGTCCCAGCGTACAGCTCCCCATCTGCAACACAGTGACGAAGACCAATGTAATCACAGTGTTTACCATGAGGGGACAAGCTTCTGCGTCACACACAGTAATGAAATCCAGAGGTCGTGCCACCTGTATCTGGTAACTTCACCAAATCCCCACAGTGGCTTCtaccaatgaaaacatttaaacgtTGGATTTTACTGAGCTGACGGCCACACTCAGACCCACCTGCCATGATGGCCGTGGACTTGTATTCAGGGTTGAACGGGCAGCGGCTTCGTCCGTCCTCTGCAACGATCTCACCGCTGTCAGACTTGACGAGGGAGAAGTCGGCAGTATTCTGTAGAAAACACATCACGTTAGTAGAAATGCAAAGAACTGTAACCTGCTCTGACAGTGACTGATCTGTCCCTCAGTAAAAAAATATGGTCAGTCAGTCTTTGGCTGGAGTTGACACACAGGTCGCCCCTGTTATAAACTGATTTAAAAGGCTTTTAAGGGTTTAGAGGAAAGAATTTTTAAATTGGATTGATTCCGTTTTAATCTGATTACAAGCGGCAAATATTTTGATCCATTTCCCTCCGGCACAGGatgtaataaaataatgcaCATTTTACTGTGTCTAGCTGGACAGAGGCTGAGCCAGACTGCTAAGTGAGCTGAGAGGCAGGAAGCAGCAAGAATCAGATGTTAGAGGCTCTATCTCCAGGatctaataaataaaaagtcttcCAACAGAGGAAATCAACTTTTGAATGAAACAAGTTCATAGATCCTCAGAGAGATGCACATGATCAAGCTTCACACAGCATCACTGACAGTTTCAGATAAACACTTACTATGTAAGCACAGATGGGGCTGAAGGCGTAGGTCCCACACACGTACAGATGAGTGCTGTTCATATGGAGTAAAATCTTGATGTAGTTGAAACAATCCGTCTGAGATAGAAACAGAAAgtagtttcattaaaaaagcTTCAAAATAGATAACACAACGTATAGGGATTTACAGGATGTTAGGCTGTATTTATAAAGATTTGTATCAGCTAGATTGTTTTGGGATTTTATTAACCTTCACCGAACAATATGCAGATTTTTTCAAAAAGAGTGTTTAAGCGTcaggtttttattctttaagttattttttttctttctcaatgCACACAGATCTTTTACTTTTGTGTTAATAGtagtgttgctgtttttttaaaggggttttatttttattaggcTATATATGATGGTGTTTATTTGTTGACTCTCATGggtaatttatattttctacaTATCAACTTTGTATTGTCTAATGTTATGGAATAGGTAGAAGCTTCAAAATAAGAGCACTACATTTTCCGCCTCCCCTTGAActgtattatttgtttttgttccatgctcaataaataaaactaagtTCACAGAAGCTTATTATAAAGTGGagttaaattaataaatctACCCACAGTGAAGTAGTTTACAAAATCATAAAATTATCAATCTACAGTGCGTGACACTGCAGCTTATATTATACTGAAAATCTAATACTGCATTTTTGTGCCAATGTTTTGATGCAATTTTCAATATTCAAAATTGCATTGTGCTGCTTCTGATAATCAGTTCCCTCCCAGTGACATGAGGACAAAGTCACAAGGctggtctgtgtgtttacacataAATGTGCTGGTGGAGCTGGCTGACGAAAAGAAAGAGTGTAATAGAGGAAAAGTTTGTTGGAACGGAGGAAAAATCCATTGTTGTAGAGTGGAAAGTTACACCTCCACAGGAAATTTCCAGAGTTTGgacctgtattttttttttccaaagtgcCACTTAACAATGGTCAACTTAACTAACAAAGGAAACCTGCAGTCATGTAAATAGTGAGATCAGCCACTCGTGATTTAAAGCACTTCACTCACTTGCAGGTCTTTGCCTTTAAAACTGcattcttctctcttcctctccggAGTTTTCCACGtcagctgcagaacagaaacACGTCAGACTCACACTGCAGGTTTAATACAGTGAGGCGCGTTTAACTTTCACACTGCAATTCTTGTATCATATCGCATTTATAACCAT
This genomic interval from Paralichthys olivaceus isolate ysfri-2021 chromosome 7, ASM2471397v2, whole genome shotgun sequence contains the following:
- the sema4ba gene encoding sema domain, immunoglobulin domain (Ig), transmembrane domain (TM) and short cytoplasmic domain, (semaphorin) 4Ba, producing MGWTMSMARLCLPAYTVLLVGCFHTAIAENDVTPRLTFSYNAKERTTRSFSVSGVSNYTSLLLSKEDNTLYVGAREILFALNLSDISAVKLQRNLTWKTPERKREECSFKGKDLQTDCFNYIKILLHMNSTHLYVCGTYAFSPICAYINTADFSLVKSDSGEIVAEDGRSRCPFNPEYKSTAIMADGELYAGTVSNFQGNEPIIYKSLSQGTALKTENSLNWLQDPAFVGSAFIQESLPEGNPVGDDDKIYFFFSEAGKEFDFFDNTIVSRIARVCKGDTGGERVLQKKWTTFLKAQLLCSLPDDGFPFNIIQDMFVLTPSPDDWKNTVFYGVFTSQWYKGASGSSAVCSFTMDQVEKAFNGRYREVNRETQQWYTYNHPVPDPRPGACITNAAREQGISSSLHMPDKVLNFVKDHFLMDSVIRSQPLLLKRNVRYTQIAVHQVLVAHKAYNVLFIGTDDGRLHKAINVNNKMHIIEEMVLFRSSQPVQHIELDTDKGQLYVSSFSELVEVPVANCTNYQSCGECILSRDPYCAWNGRLCLDVRQASARSVWQQDVDEADTSAICNKTVPSPRFAKPTRTPSCQVIIIPANTFKVLPCKLRSNLAERRWEFSESAGHFHYPSPDGGLVVVAQADRQETYECWSVEESFRQLLANYCVRGEAKQESTTLNGRLHTPQISQEEFIILPGKARLPQMNTKTYWNELIVVCALLVFSLVVFSLFVVYRNRNHMKSMLKEGECPNMQQKKPRIVVKPAENLPLNGNTVTASVSDHKGYQTLNDNYICSTPPHECSSPDNSKSFSESEKRLLNLKESHVEISPACPRPRVRLGSEIKDSIV